The following proteins are co-located in the Dyadobacter chenwenxiniae genome:
- a CDS encoding YheT family hydrolase: MPLIETTSIISPYWLPNGHFQSIYPALFRKVKGVNYQRERIVTPDEDFLDLDWSYAENRKSGKLVILSHGLEGNSTRQYILGMVKLLNQHGFDCLAWNFRGCGGEMNKTARFYHSGATEDLELVVQRALEEDYGQIHLIGFSLGGNLTLKYLGESGVNLNSRIKNALVFSVPMDLRACSLSIIQPENKVYMHRFLNTLKPKVNAKAAFFPDRININDQKLVLTLYDFDHIFTAPLHGFNGADHYYEQCSSKFFIKDIAIPTMIINAKNDPIVPFSSLPLEELKAHAQVCLVATLDGGHCGFRPARLKNGVYWSEEQALEFLS; the protein is encoded by the coding sequence ATGCCATTGATTGAAACCACAAGCATTATATCGCCCTACTGGCTTCCTAACGGGCATTTTCAGAGCATTTACCCGGCACTTTTTCGCAAGGTAAAAGGCGTTAATTACCAGCGGGAAAGAATAGTTACACCCGACGAAGATTTTCTGGATCTTGACTGGTCTTATGCTGAAAATCGAAAATCGGGCAAGCTGGTTATACTTTCGCATGGGCTCGAAGGCAACAGCACGCGGCAATACATATTAGGCATGGTGAAGCTGCTAAACCAGCACGGGTTCGATTGTCTCGCCTGGAATTTCCGTGGTTGCGGCGGAGAAATGAACAAAACCGCCCGCTTTTATCACAGCGGCGCAACGGAGGATCTGGAACTGGTCGTTCAGCGTGCACTAGAGGAGGATTATGGGCAGATACATTTAATTGGTTTCAGCCTGGGCGGGAATCTTACGCTTAAATATCTTGGCGAATCGGGTGTGAATCTGAACAGCAGGATTAAAAATGCATTGGTTTTTAGTGTTCCGATGGATCTTCGTGCCTGCAGTCTTTCCATAATACAGCCTGAGAATAAGGTTTACATGCACCGGTTTTTGAATACATTGAAACCAAAAGTGAATGCCAAAGCCGCATTTTTCCCTGACCGCATCAATATTAATGACCAGAAGCTCGTCCTCACGCTATACGACTTTGACCATATTTTCACTGCACCGCTGCATGGCTTCAATGGTGCAGATCATTACTATGAACAATGCAGTTCCAAATTCTTCATTAAAGACATCGCCATTCCAACAATGATTATTAATGCCAAAAATGACCCGATTGTGCCGTTTAGCAGCTTGCCGCTGGAAGAATTGAAGGCGCACGCCCAGGTTTGCCTTGTGGCAACGCTGGACGGCGGGCACTGCGGATTCCGTCCTGCAAGGTTGAAAAACGGCGTTTACTGGTCTGAGGAGCAGGCTTTGGAGTTTCTTTCTTGA
- a CDS encoding cold-shock protein, giving the protein MAEGTVKFFNDSKGFGFIQPSTGEKDIFVHVSGLQDDIRENDKVSYDVENGKKGLNAVNVRVI; this is encoded by the coding sequence ATGGCAGAAGGTACAGTAAAGTTTTTCAATGATTCCAAAGGATTTGGATTCATCCAACCATCAACTGGTGAAAAAGACATTTTCGTTCACGTTTCAGGTCTTCAAGACGACATCCGTGAGAATGACAAAGTGTCTTACGACGTAGAAAATGGAAAAAAAGGTCTAAACGCTGTTAACGTTCGCGTTATCTAA
- a CDS encoding polysaccharide deacetylase family protein, which translates to MKKHVLLAAIMSVSGLSYAQQRSVSITIDDIPNVHLAKADGSSGLLQKLDSLKLPVAIFINEANLKQTPAAEKNRQLLKSWVLRDYVTVGNHSFSHPNYAEVGFDAFKEEVIKGEVLTKELLKGSGKSLDYFRFPFNSMGKDSIDFDRMQQFLKEKKYISTPYTVESEDWLYARLYDKALREGDAAKAKSIGMQYVETSVKIFAFFDSLSVATFDRPIKQIYLCHDSQLNTDYLPQLVQKLKDQQYNFISLGDAMTDPVYKSKEHYKGPFGFSWIYRWIQDPAKRRAMMRLEPQNMEIHKAHEEMNAKK; encoded by the coding sequence ATGAAAAAACACGTTCTCCTGGCCGCAATAATGTCTGTTTCCGGCCTTTCTTACGCCCAGCAACGCAGCGTTTCCATCACGATTGACGATATTCCTAATGTGCATCTGGCCAAAGCGGACGGATCTTCTGGCCTGCTGCAAAAACTGGACTCGCTGAAATTGCCTGTTGCGATCTTTATCAATGAAGCCAATCTGAAACAGACGCCGGCTGCTGAAAAGAACAGACAATTACTCAAATCCTGGGTTCTGCGGGATTATGTTACCGTCGGCAATCATAGCTTTTCGCATCCGAATTACGCAGAGGTTGGTTTTGACGCATTCAAAGAGGAAGTCATCAAAGGCGAAGTTTTGACCAAAGAACTGCTCAAAGGCTCGGGCAAATCGCTGGATTATTTCAGGTTCCCGTTCAATAGCATGGGCAAGGATAGCATTGATTTCGACCGTATGCAGCAGTTTTTGAAGGAGAAAAAATACATCAGCACGCCTTACACCGTCGAAAGTGAGGACTGGCTTTACGCGCGGTTATATGACAAAGCACTAAGGGAGGGGGACGCGGCAAAGGCCAAATCCATCGGCATGCAATATGTAGAAACGAGCGTAAAGATCTTTGCTTTCTTTGACAGCCTGTCCGTAGCAACATTCGACAGGCCCATTAAGCAGATTTATCTCTGCCACGACAGCCAGCTGAATACAGATTATTTGCCGCAATTGGTCCAAAAACTGAAAGACCAGCAATACAATTTCATAAGCCTGGGTGACGCGATGACTGATCCTGTGTATAAGTCAAAGGAACATTACAAAGGGCCATTTGGCTTTTCGTGGATTTACCGCTGGATTCAAGATCCGGCAAAAAGGCGCGCAATGATGCGTTTAGAGCCGCAAAATATGGAGATTCACAAGGCACACGAAGAGATGAATGCAAAGAAGTGA
- a CDS encoding DEAD/DEAH box helicase produces MTNPENTKINLAGLGITELNEMQQQADEAIQQNSEVVLLAPTGSGKTLAFLLPLFSILKPQTDHVQCMVIVPTRELALQIEQVWKKMSTGFKVTCCYGGHDMQTEIRSLVEAPALIVGTPGRILDHIRRNSFSVRHISTLVLDEFDKSLELGFQEEMSEIVRNLRNVKKKVLVSATTTKIPSFTSIKAPVTVDFVTNKNKSAGLTVVQVLAEKDKMTTLVKLLSFLGAESTLIFCNQRDSVERISAVLKEEGIDCAFFHGKLEQEDRERTLIRFRNGSVLFLAATDLAARGLDIPDMKHVIHFELPMKGDEFTHRNGRTARMLTEGTAYILMEKDDKLPDYISGKPKVLDLPAKLAAPPVSDWVTIYISGGKKSKLNKMDIVGFLLQKGTLEKQDLGLIEVKDNISFAAVRRGKAKAMLQVIATEKMKGKKYKIEIAR; encoded by the coding sequence ATGACAAATCCGGAAAATACTAAAATAAATCTCGCTGGCCTGGGCATTACTGAGCTAAATGAAATGCAACAACAGGCTGATGAGGCCATTCAGCAAAATAGCGAAGTTGTGCTGCTGGCGCCGACTGGCTCCGGCAAAACGCTCGCTTTTTTGCTTCCATTGTTCTCCATTTTAAAGCCGCAAACCGACCACGTGCAATGCATGGTCATTGTGCCCACACGTGAGCTGGCGCTTCAAATTGAGCAGGTCTGGAAGAAGATGTCGACCGGGTTTAAAGTGACATGCTGCTATGGCGGTCATGATATGCAAACCGAGATCAGAAGCCTTGTCGAAGCTCCCGCATTGATCGTAGGAACGCCAGGCCGCATTCTGGATCACATTCGCAGAAATTCTTTCTCCGTCAGGCACATTTCCACACTTGTCCTGGATGAGTTCGATAAATCCCTGGAACTGGGTTTTCAGGAAGAAATGTCTGAGATCGTCCGGAATCTGAGAAATGTAAAAAAGAAAGTTCTGGTCTCCGCTACAACCACCAAAATCCCGTCATTTACAAGCATTAAGGCACCCGTTACCGTTGATTTTGTTACAAATAAAAACAAAAGCGCAGGGCTGACAGTGGTCCAGGTTTTAGCCGAAAAGGACAAAATGACCACGCTGGTGAAGCTGCTGAGTTTTCTGGGAGCTGAGTCCACGTTAATTTTCTGCAACCAACGAGATTCCGTCGAGCGCATCAGCGCTGTCCTGAAAGAGGAGGGCATTGATTGTGCTTTTTTCCACGGTAAGCTCGAACAGGAAGACCGCGAACGCACGTTGATCCGCTTCCGCAACGGTTCTGTGCTGTTTCTCGCAGCAACCGACCTGGCAGCACGCGGCCTCGACATTCCCGACATGAAGCACGTGATTCACTTCGAATTGCCCATGAAAGGCGACGAATTCACGCATAGGAACGGTCGCACAGCGCGCATGCTGACTGAGGGAACGGCTTATATTTTAATGGAAAAGGATGACAAGTTGCCCGATTATATATCTGGCAAACCCAAAGTCCTGGATCTACCGGCAAAACTGGCCGCACCGCCGGTTTCCGATTGGGTGACGATCTACATTAGCGGAGGCAAGAAAAGCAAGCTCAATAAAATGGACATTGTGGGTTTCCTTTTGCAGAAAGGCACATTGGAAAAGCAGGATCTTGGCCTGATTGAAGTGAAGGACAATATCTCATTTGCAGCCGTGAGGCGCGGAAAGGCCAAAGCAATGCTGCAAGTGATTGCAACAGAAAAGATGAAAGGGAAGAAATATAAAATAGAAATTGCAAGATAG
- a CDS encoding co-chaperone GroES — protein sequence MYEVTADNKLRSLIIVGDRVLIRPKSPSDRTNSGLYLPPTVTEREQVQSGYVIKVGPGYPIPVAAEDEPWKETEEKVKYMPLQSKEGDLAIYLQRNAIDLEYDGQKYVIVPQSSILMLERSEDLYD from the coding sequence ATGTACGAAGTAACAGCAGACAACAAGTTAAGAAGTCTTATAATAGTAGGGGATCGCGTTTTGATCCGTCCAAAAAGTCCGAGTGACCGCACAAACAGTGGCCTTTATCTGCCACCAACAGTGACTGAAAGGGAGCAAGTGCAAAGCGGTTATGTAATCAAAGTTGGCCCGGGATATCCGATTCCCGTTGCAGCCGAAGACGAGCCTTGGAAAGAAACCGAGGAAAAAGTTAAATATATGCCGTTACAGTCCAAAGAGGGTGATTTGGCTATCTATTTGCAGCGTAATGCCATTGATTTGGAATATGACGGACAGAAATATGTCATCGTCCCGCAATCGTCTATTTTAATGTTGGAACGTTCGGAGGATCTGTATGATTGA
- a CDS encoding MBOAT family O-acyltransferase codes for MLFTDIQFIIFFIVVTLAYFSLSWRGRWMLLLAASCYFYMVFKPIFILILFGTIVIDYYAGIWIEQSNDKKQKKLLLIISLISNIGILAFFKYYDFLQDSINSVLASFDLRPAVPALTRLIPSRIAEWMTTGEGKVLLPIGLSFHTFQAMSYTIEVYRGNQTAERNFGIYALYVMFYPQLVAGPIERPQNMLFQFHSYFKYDFELVKSGLMQMAFGFFKKMVIADRLSVFVDYAYNPASDHNGLTLLTATAFYSFQIYCDFSGYSDIAIGAARVMGFTLMDNFRSPYESRSIPEFWGRWHISLSTWFRDYLYIPLGGNRKGEFMKYRNQMIVFMVSGLWHGTSWSFVIWGALHGFYQITASLRDKYLKQANIKMPDNFFFRIINVLITFALVTLAWIFFRNSLSRSMVIFRKIGDLSLSDQILSPFNHVEMWFCVFLIGFLLWKEHYFEKIPTASTTVFFILFPIITFLTYFLGVITENQFIYFQF; via the coding sequence ATGCTGTTTACCGATATACAATTCATTATCTTCTTTATTGTTGTCACGCTGGCATATTTCAGCTTGTCGTGGCGTGGTCGCTGGATGCTTTTGTTGGCTGCCAGTTGCTACTTCTACATGGTTTTCAAGCCGATCTTTATCCTGATCCTGTTTGGAACCATCGTAATCGACTATTATGCAGGGATTTGGATTGAACAATCGAATGATAAAAAGCAAAAAAAGTTGCTGCTGATCATCAGTTTGATTTCGAACATCGGTATTCTGGCATTCTTCAAATACTACGATTTTTTACAGGATTCCATTAACAGCGTTCTCGCAAGTTTCGATTTACGACCGGCTGTTCCTGCGTTAACGAGGCTCATTCCCAGTCGTATAGCCGAATGGATGACAACTGGCGAAGGGAAAGTTCTGCTTCCGATTGGCTTGTCTTTTCACACATTTCAGGCCATGAGCTATACCATTGAAGTCTATCGCGGCAACCAAACCGCCGAGCGAAACTTTGGTATTTATGCACTGTATGTGATGTTTTACCCGCAGCTGGTCGCCGGGCCGATCGAGCGTCCGCAAAACATGCTTTTCCAGTTTCATTCGTATTTCAAATATGATTTTGAGCTGGTGAAGTCGGGGCTGATGCAAATGGCCTTTGGATTTTTTAAGAAAATGGTCATAGCCGACAGGCTTTCCGTCTTCGTGGATTATGCCTACAATCCGGCCTCTGACCACAATGGACTGACTTTGCTGACAGCCACAGCTTTTTACTCATTTCAAATTTACTGCGACTTTTCCGGCTACTCCGACATTGCAATAGGTGCTGCCAGGGTGATGGGCTTTACATTAATGGACAATTTTCGTTCACCTTATGAGTCCAGATCCATTCCCGAATTCTGGGGAAGATGGCACATTTCGCTCTCAACCTGGTTCAGAGACTATCTGTACATTCCGCTGGGTGGTAACCGGAAGGGGGAATTTATGAAATACCGCAACCAAATGATCGTGTTCATGGTCAGCGGGTTATGGCATGGAACGAGTTGGAGTTTTGTGATCTGGGGAGCCCTGCACGGATTTTACCAGATTACGGCTTCGTTGCGTGATAAATATTTAAAACAGGCGAATATTAAAATGCCTGATAATTTCTTTTTTCGGATCATCAATGTGCTGATAACCTTCGCGTTGGTGACATTGGCCTGGATATTTTTCCGGAATTCGCTCAGCCGCTCGATGGTCATTTTTAGGAAAATAGGAGATCTTTCTTTGTCCGACCAGATATTAAGTCCATTCAATCACGTCGAAATGTGGTTCTGCGTTTTCCTGATCGGTTTTTTGCTTTGGAAAGAACATTACTTTGAAAAAATACCAACTGCGAGCACCACGGTATTTTTCATATTATTCCCCATCATTACTTTCCTGACCTACTTTTTGGGGGTCATTACTGAAAATCAGTTCATTTATTTTCAGTTTTAA
- a CDS encoding glycosyltransferase family 2 protein, which yields MSQIPQISIVAPLYNESESFPMLIQRINALMDSSPLAIEVVLIDDGSRDDTALKIRQLALTDERYHGVFLSRNHGHQLALTAGIAAARGTEALFVIDGDLQDPPELLPDFYKLLKEGNDVVYAVRKKRKEGFVKKMGYHLFYRILRSISYVEIPLDSGDFALISRRVVDVLNKMPEESRYLRGMRSWIGFKQVGFEYERDARAAGESKYSFKQLFQLAYNGIFNFSEFPIKFMSRVGVTAILISLFYFIVVVVKKMFFAHVIEGFTSLLFVIILFSGVQLLALGIIGEYVLRIFFQSKNRPLFIIKEEIVNREYI from the coding sequence ATGTCTCAAATCCCTCAGATATCCATTGTCGCCCCGCTTTATAATGAGTCAGAGTCGTTTCCGATGCTTATTCAGCGAATCAATGCATTGATGGATTCCAGTCCGCTTGCCATTGAAGTCGTACTGATCGACGACGGGAGCAGAGATGACACGGCGCTCAAAATCAGGCAGCTGGCGTTAACAGACGAGCGTTATCACGGGGTTTTTCTTTCCAGAAATCATGGTCACCAACTGGCGCTAACAGCAGGAATTGCCGCAGCAAGAGGAACTGAGGCACTTTTTGTGATCGACGGCGATTTGCAGGACCCGCCCGAATTGCTTCCCGATTTTTATAAATTATTAAAAGAAGGAAACGATGTGGTATACGCGGTCCGCAAGAAGCGTAAGGAGGGTTTTGTGAAGAAAATGGGCTATCATCTGTTCTATCGCATTTTGCGCTCCATTTCCTATGTCGAAATTCCGCTGGATAGCGGCGATTTTGCATTGATCAGCCGCCGGGTTGTGGATGTTTTGAATAAAATGCCTGAGGAAAGCCGTTATTTGAGAGGAATGCGCTCCTGGATCGGCTTCAAGCAAGTTGGTTTTGAGTACGAAAGAGATGCCAGGGCTGCGGGAGAGTCCAAATATTCGTTCAAGCAACTGTTTCAGCTGGCTTACAACGGAATCTTCAATTTCAGTGAATTTCCTATCAAGTTTATGAGCAGGGTAGGCGTCACTGCAATCTTGATTTCTCTGTTTTATTTTATTGTTGTTGTCGTCAAAAAGATGTTTTTTGCCCACGTGATTGAGGGTTTCACATCCTTGCTTTTTGTTATAATTCTGTTCAGCGGCGTGCAGTTACTGGCGCTGGGCATCATCGGGGAATACGTGCTCCGCATATTTTTTCAGTCCAAAAATCGCCCTTTGTTCATTATTAAGGAAGAAATAGTCAACCGAGAGTACATTTGA
- a CDS encoding DUF6056 family protein — MNRFYRKYRIVGNWINILLMVTVLAPLFALSYYNHPSPADDYCYIDTVFKFGWLEAMNYYYSGWTGRYFGIFLNHSNPLLFHSVTGFKILPVILLSGVVFALYSLFRHLTPTLSRMAHLGFAGVVFFLYILKIASMSEAFYWMAAFVTYTIPNIFTLLWIVLVLRWYRQDTQTAKILLSTLAGFLVFAIVGSSETNLLIIVLLIGAWWVYRILFHRKVDGFMIAMLLVCAASCFLYFSSPGNQARIGGNPLGGNVPFSVISSFKKLAVLSFDWIFRTPLIFFSLAWLVVLSRLSAGARNYFSIPVWYAVLLFVGVLSAQLFPSYYGVGIEPTPRVINCVYFFFLIGWFYVIGVVFHYFRKSNTNQFQFSVVRYGILYAVLILSISLSFYRSANVRLMYSDLIHGKAAAFDKEMYERYAQLRESKESTVYLPPIHSKPLSIFVDDDIKDNPDHWWNKCMAGYFGRKVIIMKDSQGEQQ, encoded by the coding sequence ATGAATAGATTTTATCGGAAATATCGGATCGTAGGCAACTGGATCAACATTTTATTGATGGTCACAGTGCTGGCTCCGTTATTCGCGCTCTCTTATTACAATCATCCTTCCCCGGCCGACGATTACTGTTACATCGACACGGTGTTTAAATTCGGCTGGCTCGAAGCCATGAATTATTACTATTCCGGCTGGACGGGGCGTTATTTTGGTATTTTTCTTAACCATTCCAATCCGCTGCTGTTTCATTCGGTTACCGGTTTTAAAATATTGCCGGTCATCCTGCTTTCAGGAGTTGTTTTCGCATTATATAGCCTGTTCCGGCACCTTACGCCCACATTGTCGCGAATGGCACATTTGGGATTTGCGGGTGTGGTTTTCTTCCTTTATATATTGAAAATCGCCAGCATGTCCGAGGCATTCTACTGGATGGCGGCGTTCGTGACTTACACGATCCCGAACATTTTCACATTGCTATGGATCGTGCTCGTGCTGCGCTGGTATCGCCAGGATACGCAAACAGCGAAGATCCTTTTAAGCACATTGGCTGGATTCCTGGTCTTTGCGATCGTTGGAAGCAGTGAAACGAACCTGCTGATCATTGTTTTGCTCATTGGCGCGTGGTGGGTTTACCGCATTCTTTTCCACCGTAAAGTGGATGGTTTTATGATAGCGATGTTGCTGGTTTGTGCGGCGTCCTGTTTCTTGTATTTCAGTTCTCCGGGTAATCAGGCCCGCATTGGCGGCAATCCGCTCGGCGGTAATGTTCCATTTTCGGTAATTTCTTCGTTCAAAAAACTCGCCGTTTTAAGCTTCGACTGGATTTTCCGAACTCCGCTGATTTTCTTCTCATTGGCCTGGCTGGTTGTGCTTTCCAGGTTGTCGGCCGGGGCGCGCAATTATTTCTCCATTCCGGTTTGGTATGCGGTGCTATTATTCGTTGGTGTGCTTTCCGCGCAGCTTTTCCCTTCTTATTATGGAGTGGGGATTGAGCCGACACCACGCGTGATCAACTGCGTTTACTTCTTTTTCCTGATCGGCTGGTTTTATGTGATTGGCGTTGTTTTCCATTATTTCAGAAAAAGCAATACGAATCAATTTCAGTTTTCAGTGGTGCGTTATGGGATACTTTACGCCGTTCTGATCCTGTCTATAAGCCTTTCGTTTTATCGTAGTGCTAATGTGCGTTTAATGTATTCAGACTTAATTCATGGCAAGGCGGCGGCATTTGACAAGGAAATGTACGAGCGCTATGCCCAGTTGCGCGAGTCAAAAGAAAGCACTGTTTATTTGCCGCCAATCCATTCCAAACCGTTATCGATTTTCGTGGATGACGACATTAAGGACAATCCTGATCATTGGTGGAACAAATGCATGGCCGGATATTTCGGCAGGAAAGTAATTATCATGAAAGATTCGCAAGGTGAACAGCAGTAA
- a CDS encoding glycosyltransferase family 2 protein, whose translation MNPARLLLVIPCYNEEAILHLTYSKLSVYYNSLKQQGLITEDSRICFVNDGSRDKTWNIIETLCQQDPNIIGVGLSRNFGHQSAIMAGLEKNIDSFDCFITIDADLQDDMNAIAAMVEKHRDGAMVVYGVRGDRSSDSWFKRVTAESFYVLMQKMGVPVVFNHADFRLMDRRVLQELGNFKEINMFLRGIVPLVGFRNDKVFYNRLEREAGETKYPLSKMLLFAWNGITSFSTFPMRLVLYFGVFNFLVAMIIVAYILFSYLVGYTVPGWTSTMLPLTFFSGSNMMALGLIGEYIGKIYEEVKGRPRYIIEKTLNE comes from the coding sequence ATGAATCCAGCGCGTTTACTTCTGGTAATTCCCTGCTACAATGAAGAGGCCATATTGCATCTGACCTATTCTAAACTGAGCGTTTATTATAACTCGCTCAAACAGCAGGGCCTTATCACAGAAGACAGCCGCATTTGCTTCGTGAATGATGGAAGCCGCGACAAAACCTGGAACATTATAGAAACTCTTTGCCAGCAGGATCCGAACATTATCGGCGTAGGTTTATCCCGAAATTTCGGCCATCAAAGTGCAATTATGGCGGGTCTGGAAAAAAATATTGACAGTTTCGATTGCTTCATCACCATCGATGCTGATTTACAAGATGATATGAATGCCATTGCAGCCATGGTCGAAAAGCACCGTGACGGCGCAATGGTCGTTTACGGTGTAAGAGGCGACAGGAGTTCGGATAGTTGGTTCAAGCGTGTTACTGCCGAGAGTTTTTATGTGTTAATGCAAAAAATGGGCGTTCCAGTTGTTTTCAACCACGCCGATTTCCGGTTAATGGACCGCCGGGTTTTGCAGGAGCTGGGAAATTTTAAAGAGATTAATATGTTTCTGCGCGGCATTGTGCCGCTGGTGGGTTTCAGGAATGATAAGGTTTTTTATAACCGCCTGGAACGCGAAGCCGGAGAAACGAAGTATCCGCTGAGCAAAATGCTGCTTTTTGCATGGAATGGCATTACGTCTTTTTCAACGTTCCCCATGCGCCTGGTTTTGTATTTCGGCGTTTTTAATTTTTTGGTCGCAATGATTATTGTGGCTTATATTCTTTTCTCCTATCTGGTCGGTTACACCGTTCCCGGCTGGACTTCCACCATGTTACCGCTTACGTTTTTTAGTGGTTCCAATATGATGGCGCTTGGGCTGATCGGAGAATATATTGGCAAGATTTACGAAGAAGTAAAAGGCCGTCCTCGTTACATCATTGAAAAAACTTTAAATGAATAG
- a CDS encoding DMT family transporter — MFSPTALRSYLHLHFLVLIWGFTAIVGLMVTISPVSLVFYRTLFAAIGLGAIIFFKKKQFKADNKDIIRMLAVGFILSAHWMLFFASARVSTASVCLAGMATTSLWTSLIEPLVNKRSIRPLEVGLGILAFAGLYVVFKFEFDHALGLMLALASALLAAMFTVANSRLVQRIDAYTITFYEMIGATFFSLIFVVIFEWQGWSGGEPYIPVAKDWVWILFLALICTVYASTMATQLMRQFSAYLINLTINLEPVYGIALAFFFFGEKERMTSEFYMGTLLILLAVLLYPLLINTVLGKKSTLTEK, encoded by the coding sequence ATGTTCTCACCCACGGCACTGCGTTCGTATCTGCATCTTCATTTTCTGGTCCTGATCTGGGGTTTTACCGCTATTGTTGGCCTTATGGTCACCATTTCACCGGTTTCGCTGGTTTTTTACCGGACGTTGTTTGCGGCAATCGGGTTAGGCGCCATTATTTTTTTTAAGAAAAAGCAATTCAAGGCGGATAATAAGGACATAATCCGAATGTTGGCGGTCGGCTTTATTTTATCGGCACATTGGATGCTGTTTTTTGCGTCGGCGCGGGTTTCAACAGCTTCGGTTTGCCTGGCAGGAATGGCTACCACATCATTATGGACAAGTTTAATAGAGCCACTGGTCAACAAAAGAAGCATCCGGCCACTCGAAGTAGGATTGGGGATTTTGGCATTTGCAGGTTTATATGTTGTTTTCAAATTCGAATTTGATCATGCTTTGGGCTTAATGCTGGCGCTGGCATCCGCATTATTAGCCGCCATGTTCACCGTCGCCAACAGCAGGCTCGTGCAACGCATTGACGCTTATACCATTACATTTTACGAAATGATCGGTGCGACATTCTTTTCACTGATTTTTGTAGTCATATTCGAATGGCAGGGCTGGTCGGGCGGAGAACCTTACATTCCGGTTGCCAAAGATTGGGTCTGGATATTGTTCCTGGCCCTCATATGCACAGTTTACGCAAGCACAATGGCCACGCAACTGATGAGGCAATTTTCGGCCTATCTCATCAACCTCACCATTAACCTTGAACCGGTTTATGGCATTGCGCTGGCTTTTTTCTTTTTTGGCGAGAAAGAACGGATGACCTCCGAATTTTACATGGGCACATTGCTGATATTACTCGCCGTGTTGCTTTACCCGCTGCTGATTAATACGGTTTTAGGTAAAAAAAGCACATTAACCGAGAAATAA
- a CDS encoding LptF/LptG family permease: protein MKILDRYLIKNFLITYVFVAFVIVLIICMIDYTEKVDDFLDKKAPLNEIIVDYYFNLIPYWINYISPLMVFIATVFFTSRIAARTEIIAMLSSGISFGRMLLPYMVGATVLGFLTFIQVGWILPKANKVRNSFEKTYVKQEFYFSGHNVHITIAPDVYAYLESYNTMTKTGNKFTMETIKGNVLLQKFYADKIVWQPKKGKWTLQNYQVRTLDSLGEKLSSGAEIDTTINLSPKDFESDYNLFETFTLPELNAYIDLLKSRGADGLEVYLIEKYIRFTQPFAILILTAIGVIVSARKSRRGVGWQIALGFMLAFIYILFFLLSKGVAEAGTINTLFAVWLPNIVFSCIGLILYKTLPR, encoded by the coding sequence TTGAAAATACTGGATCGTTATCTGATCAAAAATTTCCTGATAACCTATGTTTTCGTTGCATTCGTGATCGTGCTGATCATTTGCATGATCGATTACACGGAAAAAGTGGATGACTTTCTGGATAAGAAAGCGCCGCTGAATGAGATTATTGTGGATTATTATTTCAACCTCATTCCTTACTGGATCAATTACATCAGTCCGCTGATGGTTTTCATCGCCACCGTTTTCTTCACTTCCCGGATCGCGGCCCGCACAGAGATCATTGCCATGCTCAGCAGCGGGATCAGCTTCGGGCGCATGCTGCTGCCGTATATGGTCGGTGCGACGGTTTTGGGGTTTCTTACATTCATTCAGGTGGGGTGGATCTTGCCAAAAGCGAATAAGGTCCGTAACAGTTTTGAAAAAACATATGTAAAGCAGGAATTCTATTTCAGCGGGCATAATGTGCACATTACCATCGCCCCGGACGTGTACGCCTATCTGGAAAGCTATAATACAATGACGAAAACGGGTAACAAATTCACGATGGAAACGATCAAGGGCAATGTGCTTTTGCAGAAGTTCTACGCGGATAAAATTGTCTGGCAGCCCAAAAAAGGCAAATGGACATTGCAGAATTACCAGGTGCGGACATTGGACAGCTTGGGTGAAAAGCTGAGCAGCGGCGCAGAAATTGACACAACGATCAATTTATCTCCCAAGGATTTTGAAAGTGATTATAACCTTTTTGAAACATTCACCTTACCTGAACTGAATGCTTATATTGATCTGCTGAAAAGTCGCGGCGCAGACGGTCTGGAAGTTTATCTGATTGAAAAATACATTCGTTTTACCCAACCTTTCGCCATCCTGATCCTTACAGCGATCGGCGTTATCGTATCGGCCAGGAAAAGTCGCCGTGGCGTAGGCTGGCAGATTGCGCTCGGGTTCATGCTGGCGTTTATTTATATCTTATTTTTCCTTTTGTCAAAAGGCGTGGCGGAGGCAGGCACGATCAACACATTGTTCGCAGTTTGGCTGCCCAACATTGTTTTTTCATGCATAGGGCTGATTTTATATAAAACATTGCCCCGATAA